The Aythya fuligula isolate bAytFul2 unplaced genomic scaffold, bAytFul2.pri scaffold_114_arrow_ctg1, whole genome shotgun sequence genome contains the following window.
CCCCTTCCCATCCCACTTCCATCCCTATCCCAgtccccatcccatctccatcctgtccccagctccatccccagcctcattccactccccatccccatcccatccccatccccatcccccccccaaTTTCCAGCCCCATTCCCATCCCCCTCCCCATTTCCAAACCCATCCCAATGCACCCCACCATCCCACCCCGTACCCCCCACCTTCACCGCGCACGTCTCCGTGCCGTGCTCTCCGCTCCCCCCTCCGCCACCCACCCCTCACCGCGGGGGTCCCCTCGCTCTCCGGCTGCAGAGCCCCGGGGTCCCCTCACGGTGCCACCGCGTCCCCACAGCTCTCCCCGAGCCACCGCAGCTGCAGGCCCCCGTGCGCCTCGAGGCCGGCGCCGCCGCCAACGCCAGCTGCCGGGTGGTCGGCGCCTTCCCCGCCGAGGACGCCCACTTCTCCCTGGTGCTGGACGGGCGCAGCCTGGACGTGGCGGTGACGGAGGCGGGGGACACGCTGACCGCCAGCACCCGCCTCTCCCCGCGCACCGCGGGGCTCCAGGAGCTGAACTGCACCGTGACCGTGGGCGCCGCGGCACGGACGGCGCGGGCGCAGCTCCACGTCTACCGTAAGCCCTCAGAGGGGAGGCTGTCGGCTGAGGGGCGTCCCCTAAATCCCACCCCAAATGTTGAGCTCTCTGTCTCCATCCCGCAGGATTCCCGGCGCCCGTCCTGGAGCTCAGCCCGGTGCCGGCGGGCGGCGAGGTGACGGTGACGTGccgtgccgccgccgccgagccccccgccgTGCGGCTGCAGCTCCGTGACGCCGACGGGGGGGTCTTGGCCGAGGGGCCGCAGCCGCAGCTGGAGCTGCGCCTGGTGGCCCAGCGGGAGGACGACGGGCGCTGGTTCGGGTGCCGGGCCAGCCTGGCCGTGGGGGACGGCACGGTGACGAAGGACACCGAGGCTCGGCTCGTTGTGCTGTGTGAGTCCGGCACGTGCCCCGAATCCGGCCCCTTTGAGCCCAGAATGTGGCTGTGGGGGGTGGAAATCCCAATTGTCTGCTGGGGCAGAGCGGGGAGCGCTGGGGATGAAATGGGTGCAGGGTGTGGGGCCCCATCCTGTCCCCTTTCTATCCCTGTCCCCATCACATCCCAATCCCAttccatctccatccccatACCATTCCTGTTCCCATCACATCCCCATCCCAATTCCCATCCTAATCCCAACCCCCATCCCATTTCTGTCCCCaacccatccctgtccccatcacATCCCAATCCCCATCCCAATCAccatctccatcccatccctgtTCCCATCACATCCCAACCCCATTccatctccatcccatccctgtccccatctcatcccaatcccatcccattcCACCTCCTTTTCCATCCCCgtccccaccccatccccatccccatcccaccccatccccacacACCCCCCCAACCCCGCTGCCTTCCCCCATCCCAATCCtcccctctttccccccccccagacatGCCCGAAATGGAGGCGAGCTCCTGCCCGAGCAACCGCACGTGGCTGCAGGGGACGCGGGAGGCTCTGTCCTGCGGGGCCACCGGCAACCCCGCGCCCACCGTCACCTGCACCCGTGACGGGGCCACCGTCAGCACCCAGCGCCCCGAGCTGGTCACCCGCTCCCGTGCCGGCACCTACCTCTGCAACGCCACCAACAGCTTGGGGACACGCAGCCGGCTCGTCACCGTCCGCGTGGAGTGTGAGTGGGGTCGGGAACGGGGcgccggggcggggggcacggggacggggGGGTGACACCGCGGGGCGAGGGAGGCAGCGTCCCCGGGGGGAGGCGGTGAGGATGCTCGGAGGctgagctgggggtgtttggccTCAGTTCTCTAATTTTGTTAGcctttttctgtaattctgtagaTCGACAGTTCTCTAATCCTAAAATTCTCTAAACCTGAAGTTCTATAATTCTATAAATCTATAATTCTGTAAATCCATGGTTCTCTAATTCTAAAATTCTTGAATCCTGaaattctataattctgtaaATCTgtaattctataattctgtgaatctataattctataattctgtaaATCTATAGTTCTGTAAATCTATAATTCTGTAAACCTCTAATTCTCTAATTCAAAAGTTCTGTAATCCTGAAATTCTATGATTGTCTAATTATATAGTTCTATAATTCTGTAAATCTCCAATTCCCTAATTCAAAAACTATGCAATTCTGAAATTCTGTAATTCAAAAATTCTGTAATCCTGAAATTCTCTAATTCTATAGTTCTTTAATTCTGTAGTTCGATAATTCTATAAATCTATAATTCTGTAAATCTATGACTCTCTAATTCAAAAATTCTGCAATCCTGACATTCTATAATTATCTAATTCCGTAAATCTCCAATTCTGTAGATCTCTAATTCTCTAATTCTAAATTTCTGTAACCCTGAAATTCTCTAATTCTCCAATCCCGTAAATCTCTAATAATTCTCTATATAATTCTGTAAATCTCTAAATCTCTAATTCTctaaataattctgtaaatCTCTAATTCTCTATATAATTCTGTAAATCTCTAATTCTATAGTCCTGTAACTGCCATTCTCTCACCgaccccgtgtcccccccccagatGAGCCCAGCCTGACGGAGAGCGGGTGCCCCGCGCACCGCACCTGGGTGGAGGGCGAGCGGCGCGAGCTGGCGTGCCGCGCCGAGGGGGACCCGGCCCCCAGCACCCGCTGCACCCGCGACGAGggcccccccggcaccggggGTGGCCGGGCCGTCAGCCGGAGCGATGCCGGGCGCTACACGTGCCGGGCCACCAACAAGCACGGCTCGGCGCTGCGCAGCGTCTACGTCAGCGTCGAGTGTGAGTAGGGGGAGCCTGGGGGGGGCCACGGCCGTGCCGGCGGTGCCGTGGTTGTGCCGTGGTTGTGCCGGGGACCTGGAGGTGCCAGGGATGTGCTGGGGGTGTTTTTGGGGGCGCAGCCGTGCCGAGGATGCTGTTGACGGTGCGAGGGATGCCGGGGATGTGCCGGGGATCCCGTAACAACACCAGGGGTGCCGTGGCCACGCCGGTGATGCCGTGGTTGTTTTGGGGATCTGGCCACAGCAGGGATGCCAGCTGTGCCAGGGATCCCATAGCAATGCCAGGGATGCCGTGGCCGTGCCAGGGATGCCATGGCTGTTTTGGGGGATCTGGCCATGGCACGGATGCTCTTATTCACGGCAGGGGTCCCGGCTGTGCCATAAATGCTGTAGCTCCACCAGGAATCCCACAGCCATACCAGGCACCTGGTGACCATGCCGGGGATCCCAGAGCCACGCCGGGGATGCTGTGGCTGTTTTGGGGATCTGGACACGGTGCAGATTCCGTTATCCACGGCAGAGATCCCACAGCTATGCCGGGGACCCCATATCCATGCTGGGGATCCCGTGGCCATGCCGGGGATGCCACGGGAGACCCCAACCCTCACCCTCTCTCCCCGCAGACGAGCCCAGCATCGGCGAGGCCGGCTGCCCGGCACGGCGGCTCTGGGTGGAGGGGACAGCAGCGGAGCTGGGCTGCAACGCCAGCGGCAACCCCCTGCCCCACGTCGCCTGCGCCAAGCTGGGGGACCCCCAGGCCCCCCCGGCCAGCCCCAACGTCACCCGCGCCCACGCCGGCACCTACCAGTGCCGAGCCACCAACGCGCACGGCTCGGCTCTCCGCAACATCACCATCACCGTTGAGTGTGAGCGCGGCACGGGGAGcgttgggggggggaaagaagggaaacGGGGGGCGTTTTGGGGTAAAAAAAGGGGTGACtgggggttttttttttgcttccccaCGCAGACAGCCCGGTGGCGGTGAGCCTGCGCGTGGTGCCCTCGGCCAACGTCTCGCGCGGCGCGAGCTTCAGCGTGGAGTGCCGTGCCGAGGGGCTGCCGCCCCCCACCTTCGGCTGGGCGCTGCCGCCCGCCCCCAACCTGCGTTTCGGCGCCGACAACCGCTCGGTGGCCGTGGCGCGAGCGGCCGCCGCCAACCGGGGCGTCTACACCTGCACCGCGTCCAACCGGCACGGCCGGCGCGCCGGCAGCGTGGTGGTGCGCGTGGACGGTGAGCCAAAGGCGCAGGGTATGGGGGACACCGGGGATGGCACCGGCACCGGGGTGGCATCACCGGCGTCCCCTTGTCGCCCCGCAGAGAGCCGGCTGGCCCTACTGGTGTCACTGGGCGTGCTGGGCGCCGTCACCGTGCTGGGGTTGGCGGCGGCGGGGATTTATTACCTGAAGACGACGGCGTGCAAGAAGGGCGAGTACAACGTGAGGGACGCCGAGGGCACCTCGGAAGGTGCCCGCGTGCACCGGGGGGACGCAGGGGGCCGCGGGGAGGTGTTTGGCATCCAGCTGACCCCCACCTGAGGGACGGGGACGGCCCCTCCGCCACACGCAGGGACGCTTTGCGCGCCGCCGGGGTTTGGCCCCGCACTTGGCATGGGtttgggggggtccccaaaagcgcaggggacacggggacccTCCGGACTGGGATGGCTGTCATGATGCTGTCCCCAAGGTAACGGGGttgggtttgatttttatttttttttggggggggttgttggttttttaGCCACTTCGGCGTCTAATTTTATGGAGACTGCAGCGGGAGGGGGGCCTCACGCAACGAGGCCGTCGCCGCCGCGCTGGAATGtgccaaataaataatttacattttaaagagagggaggaggacGCTGGCAGGATGGGACCGTGCTcagagcacccagccctgccctacaagggggggggggcaccccacTGAAGATCTCCCCCTCCCGTCCTCCCCCATGGATCCGATGGGAACGGAGCCGTGCAGACGGCATcagggcaggaaaaaataaatttaatgagACAGCCAGGGACCGCCCTGCGCTGCTTCCTGAGGCCCTGCAcggtgctgggagcccccccTGGGTGTCCCCCCCCTGGTGCTTCAGCTCTTGTCCCTGTTCTGCCACCGCAGCAGGTGGTAGATGCCGCACTTCTCCGCGTGGTAATGGGCGGCGTAGATGAAGCCGGCGCCGCCGAGCACGGCAACGAACAGCAGCGTtagcagcagggccaggaggacGTAGGACGGGGGCTctggggggacagggggggggtgaaatggggatggggacagggacggaggtgggaatgggatggggagaggatGAGGGAatgaggggaggaggagggatgggatggggatggggaatgagggcaggagcagggatgggatgggatgggaatgggatggggacaggttGGGAACGAGGATAGGAATG
Protein-coding sequences here:
- the ICAM5 gene encoding intercellular adhesion molecule 5; its protein translation is MAPPRPAARLLPPLILALAGAARGTFTVRAWPQVAVVPFGGSVAINCSHSGCPDHEPTLGLETSLTKNATEAGSSWQKFLLVNVSEWNPQPALCYATCGEQRATAPAAVLVYRVPERVVLDPVSPVAVGESRNLTCRVAEAAPLANLTVTLRRGGETLRTQNFGAAAGSASVAVSHLLTVGPGDHGQDVTCHAELSLRPHGPLFARAAVPVKLAVYALPEPPQLQAPVRLEAGAAANASCRVVGAFPAEDAHFSLVLDGRSLDVAVTEAGDTLTASTRLSPRTAGLQELNCTVTVGAAARTARAQLHVYRFPAPVLELSPVPAGGEVTVTCRAAAAEPPAVRLQLRDADGGVLAEGPQPQLELRLVAQREDDGRWFGCRASLAVGDGTVTKDTEARLVVLYMPEMEASSCPSNRTWLQGTREALSCGATGNPAPTVTCTRDGATVSTQRPELVTRSRAGTYLCNATNSLGTRSRLVTVRVEYEPSLTESGCPAHRTWVEGERRELACRAEGDPAPSTRCTRDEGPPGTGGGRAVSRSDAGRYTCRATNKHGSALRSVYVSVEYEPSIGEAGCPARRLWVEGTAAELGCNASGNPLPHVACAKLGDPQAPPASPNVTRAHAGTYQCRATNAHGSALRNITITVEYSPVAVSLRVVPSANVSRGASFSVECRAEGLPPPTFGWALPPAPNLRFGADNRSVAVARAAAANRGVYTCTASNRHGRRAGSVVVRVDESRLALLVSLGVLGAVTVLGLAAAGIYYLKTTACKKGEYNVRDAEGTSEGARVHRGDAGGRGEVFGIQLTPT